The Pseudomonas extremaustralis genome contains a region encoding:
- a CDS encoding GTPase — translation MDQAELYIDALEVECKRLQQQHIEGASLKPRIAAWGVVKAGKSSLLNMLSGHIQQEYFATGAVRTTRINQQLELEHYVLVDTPGLGIDQSDSRQAMEGLEIADIVLFVHAPPGELDEEQVNLLLKLRDVHGDALEQRLVFVFSLLDLDQDGAMAQVRERIEGQVLRCLGFQPTCFEVSSRRYQRGVELSREGMQAKSGIPGLALHLDQMSSEMAPSLAAARQQRLVERREELSAALDQAIEQEQVQIQKLCAPYARTATAFIELMSSVQSSFSAKTAEIRTAREKLNSL, via the coding sequence ATGGATCAAGCAGAACTTTACATCGACGCGCTTGAGGTCGAGTGCAAACGTCTCCAGCAGCAACACATCGAGGGCGCGTCACTCAAGCCGCGCATCGCTGCCTGGGGGGTGGTCAAGGCTGGCAAAAGCTCTTTGCTCAATATGCTGAGCGGCCATATACAACAGGAGTATTTTGCCACCGGTGCAGTGCGCACCACCCGTATCAACCAGCAGCTTGAGCTTGAGCACTATGTGCTGGTCGATACACCGGGCCTGGGTATCGACCAGAGCGACAGCCGACAGGCCATGGAAGGGCTCGAAATCGCCGATATCGTGCTGTTCGTTCACGCACCTCCTGGGGAGCTGGACGAGGAACAAGTCAACCTGCTGCTCAAACTGCGAGACGTCCACGGCGATGCCCTCGAACAGCGGCTGGTGTTCGTGTTCAGTCTACTGGACCTGGATCAGGACGGTGCGATGGCGCAGGTGCGTGAGCGCATTGAAGGCCAGGTGCTGCGTTGCCTGGGGTTCCAGCCGACGTGCTTTGAAGTCTCCAGCCGCCGTTATCAGCGCGGTGTCGAGTTGAGCCGCGAAGGGATGCAGGCCAAGAGCGGCATTCCTGGCCTGGCCCTGCACCTTGACCAAATGTCGAGCGAGATGGCCCCGTCACTCGCGGCGGCTCGCCAGCAGCGCCTGGTGGAGCGCCGTGAGGAATTGAGCGCAGCGCTCGACCAGGCCATCGAGCAAGAGCAAGTACAGATCCAGAAACTCTGCGCGCCCTACGCCCGCACAGCCACCGCCTTTATCGAACTGATGAGCAGCGTTCAAAGCAGTTTTTCGGCCAAGACCGCCGAGATCCGCACTGCCCGCGAAAAGTTGAACAGCCTTTAA
- a CDS encoding dynamin family protein has protein sequence MSAVTRDELMGAFERLQAQFEQQKSDIQDKDRAFNLLRQEFISSNLEHTEALLGSVSTDNPLHDLAHGLSERLADQFAVWQKQVMARAKGARFRENVNDSLLVFVYGKVKSGKSSLGNFVAWGHSEPTAQLKAQAKVQPVYFSAEQTAVEGGDKHKEAEHNLQFRVGATEATSSIQGFRLPGLTWVDSPGLHSVNRANGDLAREYVEHADLILYTMSSQAPGRASDMGEIGELLADEKSLLVLLTGSDTTDEDEDDDGNPVCEIIMKPARDRQAQVGYVNDELLRLDDNALKYTRVVPLSTRFAETHPDDLASSGVDDLFQTLKAICDSDALKLKLATPMKNLRNAIKDTAADLVLVADLVNGFEQQIREQGKTIEQEVRNLGLAGAAQMSRYVNQLFDAGYGAKLEGKLRDQLARVLGERADDALKHIGKTQQAGLRRAFDASRLSALPEYREVTQAKEYQVGTESGTKTAWATGGSLLGGALGFFVGGIPGALIGASIGSASSLAGRSAKARFETHQVVVGDNLEEQRQAALDAYANAVPALLAEHVMGLYEPVRAGMQRYCEELVTEIARLNDRLDYLVETQQP, from the coding sequence ATGAGTGCCGTAACTCGCGACGAATTGATGGGGGCATTCGAGCGACTGCAGGCCCAGTTTGAGCAGCAGAAAAGTGACATCCAAGACAAGGATCGTGCGTTCAATTTGCTGCGCCAGGAGTTTATCTCCAGCAACCTCGAACACACTGAGGCGTTACTTGGCTCCGTCAGCACGGACAACCCGCTGCACGACCTGGCGCACGGTCTTTCAGAGCGTTTGGCGGACCAGTTCGCCGTGTGGCAAAAACAAGTCATGGCCCGTGCTAAGGGGGCGCGGTTTCGCGAGAACGTCAACGACTCGCTGCTGGTATTCGTCTACGGCAAGGTCAAGTCCGGCAAGAGCTCGCTGGGTAATTTCGTCGCCTGGGGCCATAGCGAGCCTACGGCTCAGTTGAAGGCGCAGGCGAAGGTTCAACCGGTGTACTTCTCCGCCGAGCAGACGGCGGTGGAGGGCGGCGACAAGCACAAAGAAGCCGAACACAACTTGCAGTTTCGCGTAGGCGCCACCGAAGCGACCAGCTCGATCCAGGGTTTTCGCTTGCCTGGCCTGACCTGGGTCGATTCGCCGGGATTGCATTCGGTGAACCGGGCCAATGGTGACCTGGCCCGCGAGTATGTCGAACACGCCGATTTGATCCTTTACACCATGAGTTCCCAGGCACCCGGCCGGGCCTCCGACATGGGCGAGATCGGCGAGCTGCTCGCCGACGAGAAGTCGTTGTTGGTGTTGCTGACTGGCAGCGATACCACTGATGAAGATGAGGATGACGACGGCAATCCGGTGTGCGAGATCATCATGAAGCCGGCCAGGGATCGGCAGGCACAAGTCGGTTATGTAAACGACGAGTTGCTGAGGCTGGACGACAATGCGCTGAAATACACACGCGTCGTACCCCTGTCGACACGCTTTGCTGAAACCCACCCGGACGACTTGGCGTCCAGCGGTGTGGACGATTTATTCCAGACCCTCAAGGCCATCTGTGACAGCGATGCACTGAAGCTGAAGCTGGCCACGCCGATGAAAAACCTGCGCAACGCCATCAAGGACACGGCGGCGGATCTGGTCCTGGTGGCAGACCTGGTCAACGGCTTCGAACAACAGATCCGCGAGCAGGGCAAGACGATCGAGCAGGAGGTGCGCAACCTGGGCCTGGCCGGCGCCGCGCAGATGTCCCGCTATGTCAACCAGCTGTTCGATGCCGGTTACGGCGCCAAGCTTGAAGGCAAGCTGCGTGACCAATTGGCACGTGTTCTGGGCGAGCGGGCGGATGACGCACTCAAGCATATCGGTAAGACGCAACAAGCGGGTTTGCGCCGGGCATTCGACGCGAGTCGCCTGAGCGCCTTGCCTGAATACCGCGAAGTCACGCAGGCCAAGGAATATCAGGTCGGCACTGAGTCAGGGACCAAGACGGCCTGGGCCACGGGCGGGAGCCTGCTGGGTGGCGCGTTGGGGTTTTTCGTGGGCGGAATACCAGGCGCGCTGATCGGTGCATCCATCGGCAGTGCTTCCAGCCTTGCTGGGCGCAGTGCCAAGGCACGTTTTGAAACGCATCAGGTGGTGGTAGGCGACAACCTGGAAGAACAGCGCCAGGCCGCCCTCGACGCATACGCCAACGCCGTGCCGGCCTTGCTGGCCGAACATGTCATGGGCCTGTACGAACCCGTGCGCGCCGGCATGCAACGCTATTGCGAGGAACTCGTCACCGAGATTGCCCGCTTGAATGACCGACTCGATTACCTCGTTGAGACTCAACAACCATGA
- a CDS encoding dynamin family protein — MTEQPPMSHVLSLYNDVDELCAVYNPQAVPAIRKMVAARKASAAATIMVYGVYNAGKSTLINALLGAELAQVADTPETYSIQGYRWGDFEILDTPGIDAPQAHQQVTREQLYGADVVIFVVNPLGVVEEEATLSALLELVERNKQIFLVLNRKNPLEPLEAERIKDQLRERLQQMAQARGLASVLQAIPILEVNARSALKAKLERKANLLQNSGFPKFESELNHFFASIEQRQILAGVATELSGFLGETLALLDQQRDQASSARIDAFYAQIARREIDLRSLLKALVQGKSSAVAKGAMMAMHQDAEGAQAKIDELIRRANEQVCGELDDELKRLALDAAQLLEDMIGQIRMQHADMPSTGALNIPGVSVDQPCAETGSAIDMSLLEASVRQAGGALKAEHVVTAMKLGKEWLPTLFKGIGPVTMGKVAEQVVGKVLPVIGVVYQVGKLIYDAVAGDPEQQRLEEQARQEQQARERRDQAITSLGDDIAWEFSRALTEVVDTNIKSNFALVNDKLKALRGSLNQTERKLSEDRELLVQCQVTLDTYV, encoded by the coding sequence ATGACTGAGCAGCCCCCGATGTCCCACGTCCTGTCGCTCTACAATGACGTGGACGAACTGTGCGCCGTGTACAACCCCCAGGCAGTGCCGGCCATCCGCAAGATGGTCGCGGCCAGAAAGGCCAGCGCCGCGGCGACCATCATGGTTTACGGTGTTTACAACGCCGGTAAAAGCACATTGATCAATGCGTTGCTGGGCGCTGAACTAGCGCAGGTTGCCGATACGCCGGAGACCTACAGCATCCAGGGCTACCGCTGGGGCGATTTTGAGATCCTCGATACGCCGGGTATCGATGCGCCGCAGGCCCACCAGCAGGTAACACGCGAGCAGCTGTATGGCGCCGACGTGGTGATCTTTGTGGTCAACCCGCTGGGCGTGGTCGAAGAAGAAGCCACACTGTCGGCGCTGCTGGAATTGGTCGAACGCAACAAACAGATCTTCCTGGTGTTGAACCGCAAGAACCCGCTGGAGCCGCTGGAAGCCGAGCGGATCAAGGACCAACTGCGCGAGCGCCTCCAGCAAATGGCTCAGGCGCGGGGGCTTGCGTCCGTGTTGCAGGCCATTCCGATCCTGGAGGTCAACGCCCGCTCGGCGCTCAAGGCCAAACTTGAGCGCAAGGCTAACCTGCTGCAGAACTCGGGCTTTCCCAAGTTCGAGAGTGAGCTCAACCACTTCTTCGCCTCGATAGAGCAGCGTCAGATCCTTGCCGGTGTGGCCACCGAACTGAGCGGTTTTCTGGGTGAAACGCTGGCGCTGCTGGACCAGCAGCGCGACCAGGCCTCCAGCGCTCGCATCGATGCTTTCTACGCGCAAATCGCGCGGCGTGAGATAGACCTGCGCTCGCTGCTCAAAGCCTTGGTACAAGGCAAGTCGTCAGCCGTGGCCAAGGGCGCGATGATGGCGATGCACCAGGACGCCGAGGGCGCCCAAGCCAAAATCGACGAGCTTATCCGGCGTGCCAACGAACAGGTGTGTGGCGAGCTGGACGATGAGCTCAAGCGTCTGGCGCTGGATGCCGCGCAACTGCTCGAAGATATGATTGGCCAGATCCGTATGCAGCACGCCGACATGCCGTCGACAGGTGCATTGAACATCCCCGGTGTTTCAGTGGATCAACCCTGCGCAGAGACAGGCTCGGCCATTGATATGAGTTTGTTGGAGGCAAGTGTGCGCCAGGCAGGCGGCGCCCTGAAGGCCGAGCACGTGGTTACGGCGATGAAGTTGGGCAAGGAGTGGTTGCCCACCCTATTCAAGGGCATTGGCCCGGTAACCATGGGCAAAGTCGCGGAGCAGGTGGTCGGCAAGGTGCTACCTGTCATCGGTGTCGTCTACCAGGTCGGCAAATTGATTTATGACGCTGTTGCCGGCGACCCGGAGCAGCAACGCCTCGAAGAGCAGGCTCGCCAGGAGCAGCAGGCGCGCGAGCGGCGCGACCAGGCGATCACGAGCCTGGGCGACGACATCGCCTGGGAGTTTTCGCGGGCACTGACCGAGGTGGTGGACACTAACATCAAAAGCAACTTTGCGCTGGTCAACGACAAGCTCAAGGCCTTGCGCGGCAGCCTCAACCAGACGGAGCGCAAGCTCAGCGAAGATCGCGAACTGCTGGTGCAGTGCCAGGTCACCCTGGACACCTATGTCTGA
- a CDS encoding YkgJ family cysteine cluster protein, translating into MSEHRQAFPCNRCMQCCKRVHLLPQTAGMDRGDGVCRHLDETDGRCRIYANRPDICRVDRQYELNYQRTMTWDAFVEINAAACKQLQTM; encoded by the coding sequence ATGTCTGAACACCGCCAGGCATTCCCCTGCAACCGCTGCATGCAATGCTGTAAGCGTGTCCATCTGCTGCCGCAAACAGCTGGGATGGACCGGGGGGACGGGGTATGCAGGCATCTGGATGAAACCGATGGTCGCTGCCGTATCTACGCCAACCGGCCGGATATCTGCCGCGTGGATCGGCAATACGAACTGAATTATCAACGGACGATGACGTGGGATGCGTTCGTCGAAATAAACGCAGCGGCCTGCAAGCAGTTGCAAACGATGTGA
- a CDS encoding GTPase yields the protein MVEVADRQQDAIDDVIRDAVRGSGKVNIVVAGKTGVGKSTLINTVFRGQLAKTGSGTPVTQQIEEITKEGHPITIIDSKGLELKDYATILKDLENFFEERAKHHDENKHIHAAWICIQEGGDRIEQAEIDLCRVLNDQHIPVVAVVTKSMFAKDVDFHLEVKKLLPGASAVVRVRAEAQEIEDDEGNVLKFGVKGIDELIYESARMIPEAKKRAFANALSSRHQSSMKIKIEQAEKEVLIASGLAAAAGAAPIPFSDSFVLVPIQAGMLAKIGVTFGMEVSTSALTTLVASALGSSAASLLGRAVVTGLLKMIPGVGSAVGGTIAATTAATLTKGLGAAYISVLTDFCNNNPGKELNISLIGDELKRKLSFE from the coding sequence ATGGTGGAAGTAGCTGATCGGCAACAGGACGCGATTGATGATGTAATTCGTGACGCCGTGCGGGGTTCCGGCAAGGTCAATATCGTTGTCGCAGGCAAGACGGGCGTGGGCAAAAGCACCCTGATCAACACGGTGTTCCGTGGGCAGTTAGCCAAGACCGGCTCTGGCACCCCGGTGACGCAGCAGATCGAAGAGATCACTAAGGAAGGTCATCCCATCACGATCATCGACAGCAAAGGTCTGGAGTTGAAAGACTACGCGACCATTCTTAAGGATCTGGAGAACTTCTTTGAAGAGCGTGCGAAGCATCACGATGAAAACAAGCACATCCATGCGGCATGGATTTGCATTCAGGAAGGCGGTGATCGCATTGAACAGGCGGAAATCGACCTCTGCCGTGTACTGAACGATCAACACATTCCAGTGGTGGCGGTTGTCACTAAAAGCATGTTCGCCAAGGACGTTGACTTTCACCTTGAGGTCAAAAAGCTGTTGCCCGGTGCTTCAGCTGTAGTACGGGTGCGCGCAGAAGCGCAGGAGATCGAGGACGACGAAGGCAACGTCCTCAAGTTCGGGGTCAAAGGCATTGACGAGCTGATCTATGAGTCAGCTAGGATGATCCCCGAAGCAAAAAAGCGTGCATTCGCGAATGCATTGAGCTCGCGGCATCAATCTTCCATGAAAATAAAAATCGAGCAGGCTGAAAAGGAAGTGCTGATCGCCAGCGGCCTGGCTGCGGCGGCCGGCGCCGCACCGATTCCATTTTCAGACTCGTTCGTGTTGGTGCCGATTCAGGCCGGGATGCTGGCCAAGATTGGCGTTACGTTTGGTATGGAAGTCAGCACCAGTGCACTGACCACCCTGGTGGCATCGGCGCTGGGTTCGAGTGCGGCGAGCTTGTTAGGGCGGGCGGTGGTGACTGGTTTGCTTAAGATGATTCCAGGTGTGGGAAGTGCGGTAGGCGGCACTATTGCCGCAACAACGGCAGCCACACTGACGAAAGGTTTGGGCGCGGCCTACATCTCGGTGTTGACGGATTTCTGCAATAACAATCCGGGCAAGGAACTTAATATCAGTTTGATCGGTGATGAGTTGAAGAGAAAACTCTCATTCGAGTAG
- a CDS encoding integrase domain-containing protein, whose translation MGAQATRLSDIKVKAAKPKEKDYILTDGNGLQMRVRINGSKLWNFNYIQPVTKKRINMGLGTFPEVSLAQARKRTVEARELVAQGLDPKEKRDAERHAKKAATEHTFENISTAWFELKKDSVTPTYAEDIWRSLTLHVFPDLATTPISAITAPKVINLLRPLETKGSLETVKRLTQRLNEIMTYGVNSGLIHANPLSGIRSVFKKPKKKNMAALPPDELKELMVAIANASIKRTTRCLIEWQLHTMTRPAEAATSRWADIDFEKKIWTIPAERMKKRRIHIIPLTNQALALLEAIKPYSGHREYVFPADRDPRTHCNSQTANMALKRMGFEGRLVSHGMRSMASTILNEHGWDPELIEVALAHVDKDEVRSAYNRADYIERRRPMMAWWSEHIQEAATGSLSVAAIKESRDRKVVSIR comes from the coding sequence ATGGGGGCCCAAGCCACGCGCCTTTCGGACATAAAAGTCAAAGCCGCGAAGCCAAAGGAAAAGGACTACATACTCACCGACGGCAATGGCCTTCAGATGCGAGTGAGAATCAATGGCTCAAAGCTATGGAATTTCAACTACATCCAACCCGTGACCAAAAAGCGGATAAATATGGGATTGGGCACCTTTCCTGAGGTAAGCCTGGCTCAAGCACGCAAGAGAACGGTGGAAGCGAGAGAGCTCGTCGCCCAGGGGCTGGACCCTAAAGAGAAACGCGACGCCGAGCGGCACGCGAAAAAAGCAGCCACGGAACACACTTTCGAAAATATCTCGACAGCGTGGTTCGAACTCAAAAAGGATTCAGTCACCCCAACGTACGCCGAGGATATTTGGCGCTCTCTTACGCTGCATGTTTTCCCTGATCTGGCCACCACCCCAATATCTGCTATCACTGCCCCTAAAGTCATAAATTTGCTTCGCCCGCTAGAGACGAAGGGCAGCCTCGAAACCGTTAAACGTCTGACACAACGCCTTAATGAAATCATGACCTACGGCGTCAACTCAGGGTTGATTCACGCGAACCCGCTCAGTGGGATCCGCTCCGTCTTCAAAAAGCCAAAAAAGAAAAACATGGCGGCCCTTCCTCCCGACGAGCTGAAAGAGCTCATGGTGGCAATTGCCAACGCCAGCATAAAAAGAACTACGCGCTGCCTAATTGAGTGGCAACTTCACACCATGACTCGGCCAGCCGAGGCTGCCACTTCCCGCTGGGCTGATATCGACTTTGAAAAGAAGATCTGGACGATACCCGCGGAGCGCATGAAGAAACGTCGGATACACATCATTCCGCTCACTAATCAAGCTTTGGCACTCTTGGAAGCGATCAAGCCCTACAGTGGACATCGGGAGTACGTTTTCCCTGCAGACCGAGATCCTCGCACCCACTGCAACAGCCAGACCGCCAACATGGCACTGAAACGTATGGGTTTCGAGGGGCGCCTGGTAAGTCACGGCATGCGGTCAATGGCGAGCACCATCCTCAATGAACACGGTTGGGATCCCGAGTTAATCGAGGTTGCGCTAGCCCACGTCGATAAAGATGAGGTACGCAGCGCGTACAACCGCGCCGACTACATCGAGCGACGTCGCCCGATGATGGCCTGGTGGAGTGAGCACATCCAAGAGGCGGCCACTGGTAGCCTGTCGGTGGCAGCTATCAAAGAAAGCAGAGACAGAAAAGTCGTGTCAATACGCTGA
- a CDS encoding FAD-binding and (Fe-S)-binding domain-containing protein, protein MSLPAAFLADVIQLIPKDRRFDDPLSTLAFGTDASFYRLIPQLVIRVESEDEVVALLQLAQRDHVPVTFRAAGTSLSGQAISDSVLIVLGDNWNGREIRGQGTQIRLQPGVIGAQANAWLAPFGRKIGPDPASINACKIGGIVANNASGMCCGTAQNTYHTLAGIRLVLADGSRLDTEDAASVAAFREKHGALLERLATLGRETRANAELAAKIRHKYRLKNTTGLSLNALVDFDEPLDILSHLLVGSEGTLGFISAVTYDTVIDHPNKASALIVFPDVETCCNAVTVLKTQPVSAVELLDRRSMRSVQDKPGMPSFVQHLSENACALLIESRAASSSLLHEQLALIMASLARFPVEKQVDFTEDPLENARLWAIRKDTFPAVGAVRKTGTTVIIEDVTFPVEQLAIGVNRLIELFDKHHYDEAILFGHALEGNLHFVFTQGFNSAEEVARYQAFMDDVAQLVAVEFGGSLKAEHGTGRNMAPFVELEWGSDAYQLMWQLKRLLDPNGILNPDVVLSEDPQIHLKHLKPLPAADELVDKCIECGFCEPVCPSKGLTLSPRQRIVIWRDIQAKKRAGIDTTELEAAYQYQGIDTCAATGLCAQRCPVGINTGDLVKKLRSLDADRTKTAEWLATHFATAMQGARFTLHVANGARMLLGAPRLTKLSATVTRLSKGQIPQWTDAMPQPEKAIRFSPPVIDERPRVVYLAACVSRAMGPAAGDKEQMSLYDKTRGLLEKAGYQVVFPDNQDSLCCGQPFASKGYTEQAEHKRQELISALLHASRGGLDPIYCDTSPCTLRLVQDLGDTRLDLYDPVRFIRTHLMDRLDFTPQDAPIAVHVTCSTQHLGESQALIDLARRCSNTVVIPEGIHCCGFAGDKGFTTPELNAHSLRSLKDAVQYCSEGISTSRTCEIGLSQHGGIDYHGLVYLVDRVTQARAH, encoded by the coding sequence ATGAGTCTGCCTGCCGCTTTCCTTGCTGACGTCATACAGCTGATCCCGAAAGATCGACGCTTTGACGATCCCCTTTCCACACTCGCATTCGGCACAGACGCCAGTTTTTACCGACTGATCCCACAGTTAGTGATCCGCGTGGAGTCGGAAGACGAAGTGGTCGCACTGCTGCAACTAGCCCAGCGGGACCACGTACCGGTGACGTTCCGCGCAGCCGGCACCAGCCTGTCCGGGCAAGCCATCAGTGATTCGGTGCTGATCGTATTGGGGGACAACTGGAACGGCCGCGAGATTCGCGGGCAAGGCACACAGATTCGCCTGCAACCGGGAGTGATCGGCGCTCAGGCCAACGCCTGGCTGGCACCGTTCGGACGCAAGATCGGGCCGGACCCCGCATCGATCAATGCCTGCAAGATCGGCGGCATCGTCGCCAACAATGCCAGCGGCATGTGCTGCGGCACGGCGCAGAACACCTACCACACCCTCGCAGGCATTCGCCTGGTGCTGGCCGACGGCAGCCGCCTCGACACCGAAGATGCGGCCAGCGTCGCAGCATTCCGCGAGAAACATGGTGCGCTGCTTGAACGCCTGGCGACCCTCGGCAGAGAGACGCGGGCAAACGCCGAATTGGCTGCGAAAATCCGTCACAAATACCGTCTGAAAAATACCACCGGCCTGTCACTTAACGCCCTGGTGGATTTCGATGAGCCGCTGGATATCCTGAGCCACTTATTGGTGGGCTCAGAAGGCACCCTGGGCTTTATCAGCGCGGTGACCTACGACACCGTGATTGACCACCCAAACAAGGCGTCGGCCTTGATTGTGTTCCCCGATGTCGAAACCTGCTGCAATGCAGTGACAGTGCTCAAAACCCAACCGGTCTCGGCCGTTGAGCTGCTGGATCGGCGCAGTATGCGTTCGGTACAGGACAAACCCGGCATGCCTTCTTTCGTACAGCACTTGTCGGAAAATGCCTGTGCACTGCTGATTGAATCCCGCGCGGCCTCGTCATCACTGCTGCATGAGCAATTGGCCCTGATCATGGCTTCCCTGGCTCGCTTCCCAGTGGAGAAACAAGTCGACTTCACCGAAGACCCGTTGGAAAACGCGCGCCTGTGGGCAATCCGCAAGGACACCTTCCCTGCCGTCGGCGCCGTGCGCAAAACCGGCACCACGGTGATCATCGAAGACGTGACGTTCCCGGTCGAGCAACTGGCGATCGGCGTGAACCGTTTGATTGAACTGTTCGACAAACACCACTACGACGAAGCGATCCTTTTCGGACATGCCTTAGAAGGCAATCTGCACTTCGTGTTCACTCAAGGCTTCAACAGTGCGGAAGAAGTCGCACGCTACCAAGCGTTCATGGACGACGTTGCGCAACTGGTGGCGGTCGAGTTCGGCGGTTCGCTGAAGGCCGAGCACGGCACTGGCCGCAACATGGCGCCTTTCGTCGAGCTGGAATGGGGCAGTGATGCCTATCAGCTGATGTGGCAACTCAAGCGCCTGCTGGACCCCAACGGCATCCTCAATCCCGATGTGGTGCTCAGCGAAGACCCGCAAATCCACCTCAAACACCTCAAACCCCTGCCCGCCGCCGACGAGCTTGTGGATAAGTGCATCGAGTGCGGATTCTGCGAGCCGGTATGTCCCTCCAAAGGATTGACCCTGAGCCCACGCCAACGCATCGTGATCTGGCGCGACATCCAGGCGAAGAAGCGCGCCGGCATAGACACCACCGAGCTGGAGGCTGCCTACCAGTACCAGGGCATCGACACATGCGCGGCCACTGGCCTCTGCGCTCAACGCTGCCCCGTGGGAATCAATACCGGCGACCTAGTGAAAAAGCTTCGCAGCCTGGATGCCGACCGTACGAAAACCGCCGAATGGCTTGCCACTCATTTCGCCACCGCAATGCAAGGCGCGCGTTTTACCCTGCATGTCGCCAATGGCGCACGCATGCTGCTGGGCGCCCCTCGCCTGACAAAACTCTCGGCCACCGTGACCAGACTGTCCAAAGGGCAGATCCCGCAGTGGACCGATGCCATGCCGCAGCCGGAAAAAGCCATCCGCTTCAGCCCGCCCGTGATCGATGAACGGCCCCGCGTCGTCTACCTGGCGGCCTGCGTCTCACGCGCCATGGGCCCGGCGGCCGGTGATAAAGAGCAGATGTCGCTGTACGACAAAACCCGCGGCCTGCTCGAAAAAGCCGGTTACCAAGTCGTATTCCCCGACAACCAGGATAGCCTGTGCTGTGGCCAGCCTTTCGCGTCCAAGGGCTATACCGAACAAGCCGAGCATAAACGCCAGGAACTGATCAGCGCGCTGCTCCATGCCAGTCGCGGCGGACTCGACCCCATCTACTGCGACACCAGCCCCTGCACCCTGCGCCTGGTACAAGACCTCGGCGACACGCGCCTGGACCTTTACGACCCTGTGCGTTTTATCCGCACACACCTGATGGACCGTCTCGACTTCACTCCGCAGGACGCGCCCATCGCCGTGCACGTGACCTGCAGCACCCAACACCTGGGGGAAAGCCAGGCACTGATCGACCTTGCCCGACGCTGCTCGAACACCGTGGTGATCCCGGAAGGTATCCACTGCTGTGGTTTTGCCGGCGACAAAGGCTTCACCACCCCGGAACTCAACGCCCACTCACTGCGTTCTCTCAAGGATGCGGTGCAATATTGCAGCGAAGGCATTTCCACCAGCCGCACCTGCGAGATCGGCCTGAGCCAGCATGGCGGCATCGATTACCATGGACTGGTGTACCTCGTGGACCGCGTCACCCAGGCCAGAGCGCATTGA